CAACCATGTTCGCATCTACGGCAGCGAAGGCTGGATCGACATCGCCGAACCTTGGATCGTATCTCCCCGAGGCGGAGTTTGGAGCTTCCACCACTACCGTTCCGACGCTTCGAAACCTGACATCGTCAGCGGACAAGATAGGCGGGAGCTTTACGGAGTGGAAGCCGACACCTTTGCCCAGCTGGTGGCGGGCGAGCGTCCAAATGCTCCTTACATGACGCTCTCCGACACGCGGCGTACCAACCAGATCCTCGAGGATTGGCAGAAGCAGCTGGCTCAGGCGAAGTAATGGCTAGCAAACATCGCTACTGCGAAATTTGCCCACTCACGCGTCGAAACGTAGCGCCGCCCTTTAGCCGTCGTCCGCAGAAATTCGTACTGCAGAGTCGGCGCTTGCGCCGCACCGCGATGGAAGATCATTCCTGACGCGGCGTGTCGCGAGCGACAGCCCTACAACTTTATGTTAGGATCATGAACTGCGGACGCTGGCTAAATCTCCGCGCTACGTCGCATGCGACCTTCGACGCATGACATGCGGCTAGTTGCCGGAGCGGAATTGCTCGAGGGAAGACTTCTTCTTTTTGCCAGCGGCTGACTTCGTCTCCTCGGGCACGTAGTTGGCGGGATTTCCCTTCAGCCAGCTGCCGCAGTAGTAGACTACGCCATTGTCCTCGTAGGTTTCGAATTCAGTGAGGCGGTATCCATCGTTCACATACGTAGAATTCTTGTTGTAGAATTCGTCTGGAAGCAGGTCGAACGCGAACTGGCTCTCTTGCCACTCTTTTCGCTTCACCCACTCCGCTCCAAACACGAAGTCGCCTTCGAAATTGTAGCCCTCGATGTCGAGCAAGCGAAACCCTGCCTCGTCAAGCGTGCGGGCGACTTCGCTGAATCGATTCTTTTGAATGCCGCGGTAGAAGCGAACCTCGTGGCCGTCGTTCTTCATCCAGACGCCAGCGTGACGGAACTTGCCGTTGGCCTCGTAAGCTTCGAAGTCGACGAGCCGGAAGCCTCGGTCCGCCATTTCCCCGTAGCGGTTCGAGAAGGCAAGACTCTCCATGCCGAAGTAAAATTCAGTCTCCAAGCCCTCCTGGCCCTTCATCCAAATACCGGAAAAATGCAAGGTGGCTCCGAAGCGATCGATCTCGAACTCGACGAGCGAATAGCCGTTTTCCACGTGGCCTTCGTGCTTTTCCAGAAACTCCGCCACAGGAAGCGACATTTCCACCTGCCAGACTTCGTCGGCGCTCAGCTTTGTCCAAATCGTGGATACCGTGGTGGAACGGCCGCTGCGGTAGGTTTCGATGTCCGCAATACGGAATCCCTCTTTGATCTTGGAGTTGAAGGCGGAGGCGAAGGCAGCCTTGTCCAAACCGGATTTGAACTCCCACTCGGTCTCGGTCTCCTTGAAATCGGAAGCGTTTGCGACAGCAGCGGCAGCAAGCGCGCCTGTGGTCAAGGCGATCCGGGAAAAGTAAGTGAATGGTTTGGTCCGTGCGGAGCGTACGAGCTGTTTCATAAATGCGATCCTCCAAGAGTTCGCTAATAGGATCGGTCCAAGGGATTCCTACTGTAGAGCGGATACCACTCAAATTCGCATAGGTGGCAGCCCCTGCCCGCCCGCAGGAAGCCCCGCCGTGAGCGGCTGGCTCAGGAGTTGCGGCGGCGGTGCCAAGCCAGCACGTCCTCGTAGGCGACTTGTCCTCCAAAAATGTCCAAGGCGCTGCCGATGGTGAGATCGACCTTTCCGCCGCCCAGCGACTCCACCTTATCTAAATCTTCCAGGCTTCGAGCTCCACCAGCGTAAGTCATTGGCAATTGGCAATTTGCCCCGAGCATACGCACGAGATCTTCCTCGATGCCACTCATTCGCCCTTCCACGTCAACACCGTGCACGAGAAACTCGCTGCAGTGCTTGCCTAGCGCTTCGATGGTCTCGGCATTCACGCAGGTGTCCGTAAAATGCTGCCAGCGATCGGTGACGACCCAGTACTTTCCGTCGCGAGCGCGACAGCTCAAATCGAGTACCAAGCGCTCCCGTCCCGTTTCCGAGACAAGTTTCTCCAATCGTTCGAAATCGACTTTTCCGTCGCGGAACACGTAAGAGGTGACAATCACCTGAGACGCCCCCGCCTCCAGAAACTCGCAGGCATTTTCGGCGGTAACCCCGCCCCCGTACTGCATGCCGCCAGGATAGGCGGCGAGAGCGGACAGGGCAGCCTCCTTGTTGCCTGGGCCTAGGGCGATGACGTGCCCTCCCGTCAATTCGTCCCGCTGGTACATGCGAGCGAAATCCGCGGGAGCCATGGTGGACTCGAAGTTCGTCTGCACGCTGGCTTCCGAGCTGTCGGAAAGCGTGCCGCCCACGATTTGGACGACCTTGCCGTTTCTTAGATCAATACAGGGGCGAAAGCGCATGGCCTACTCAGATGCGAACTCTAGATGCGCTTGCAAACTTTCTTGAACGGCTCTTCCGCCGCTCGGCCCAGCGCGTCGAGCTCGACTTGCACCCGCTGGCGGTAGACTTCCAATTGCTCGTCGTCCGCGCGCCGCGGCACCTCGATCAGGTCGCCCACCGTGATCATAATGCGGGAGAAGGGTTTGGGAAAAATCATGCGGTCCCAGGAGCGGATTCGCCAATAGTCGCTAGCCCAGCACGAAACCGGCAAGATCGGCTTGCCGGTCATCTTGGCGAGGGCCGCCACGCCTACCTTAGCTTCGTAGACGGGGCCCTTAGATCCGTCGGGCAGGATGATGATGGAGTGCTTGTCCTTGACGATCGCTCGATAGAGCCCGCGCAAGCCGGAAGCTCCGCGGCGAGAGGAGGAGCCGCGCACGACTTTCGCTCCGGCATACTTGCCGATGGTGGCGCCAATCTCCCCGTCCTTCGAGTCGCTCGACATCATGGCTAACTTGAAGCGGTTCCGCAGCAAATAGCGATAAATGTAGGTGGCGAAGTAAAACATGCGGTTGTGCCAGCAGGCTACGACTACCGAATCGCCTCTCCCCACCAAGCCCAGCAGGTGCTGCGGATGGCCCACAACTCGCAAGCGGTAGGTAAAGCTGAAGACCTTGATCGCCGCCAGCGTAAGGAACGCGATGAGACGCGTCTTGCGGGGTACCTTGCTAAGTGTTTCGTCTGTAGCCATGTAGAAAAGGGGCTACAGTTCCAATCGCCCGAGCCCAACCGTCAAGGTTAGAGCGCGAGCATCGCTTCGCACAGCCTGCGCTCGATGCGCCCCCTTTCTGCGGACGCTTACCTACTTCGGGAGCTAGGGAGCTCGCGGATCTTGCCAATCATCCCCTTCGCCTAGCGGCTGTCGAGGCGGTTGGCGGCGATCATGCCGCGAACCTTGTCCACGTAGGTCCAACGCTCCTGGGAGTAGCGAACCAGCCCCGGAGCGAGGTCGCGTCCGCTGGGCTCGACGCCGTTTTCGCGGTGGGAGGCCCGAATGTCGCGCAAGGCTCCGTAGGCGGGCCCTGTGTTCAGGTTGCGAAGGTACGCCAAAAACGATTCGCGAGGGCTGCGGTAGACGGTGACTTCATGGGTCTTGCCGGGAGAGCGTCGCTTGGGGACCAATCCGCAACCGGGTTCGTAGCACCACATGCCGAAGAGGTTATTGCCTTGGCGAGCGAAGCGAGAAGTGCCCCACCCGCTTTCGATGGCCGCTTGAGCGAGGGCTAGGGACACCGGGATCGTATCCACGCGGTTGAGCAATTCACGAAAGGATTGGGCGCTTGCGGAGTCGACGGGATCCAGCTTGTAGCTCTCCCGCAGCTGGTTGAAGGATTCGAGGCGGCTTCCGCTCAAGCGCTGGTTCCTCTCGAAATACGCCTGCAGCTTGAGGACCTCAGCTCTTTCCTCGAGAATGTCGCCGTTGGCCTCGACCACGAAGGGCTCGAGAAAGTCGAAAAAGGCCTGCTTTCGCTCCTTGGTGGAGGTGATTGCCGCGAAGTTGGGCAGATGCACCTCTTCGTAGCGTTCTTCTTCGATGATGGTCTCGACCACGCTGAATACGGAATAGACAGCGATGAAAAGGAGGCTCAAGCCGGCGGCGGCGAACATCCAAGTCTGGTAGTCGCTCTTCTTGGCGAGGTCGACGCCCTGCAAGAAGGACATGTTTGGCTTGCGGATTGGACTCATGTTTCCCTGGTTCCCCTGGTGATCTGGCGACAGCTAAGCTGCTGCGGCGCGGACAAGGCGTCTACTTGACGCGTTTCAGATGCAGAAAGACCTCTCCATCCATCCAGTACTCGATGTAGTTGGCAGAGGTATTGACGAAGTCGGTCCAACCGTAGGGCGTCTTGCCCTGGTTGGCCGGCGATACGAGTTCGTAGCCTCCGTGGTGCCACTCGCGATAGCTGGCGAAGTAGTCGTTGGAGAGCTTTACGACGAGTTCCTTCTCCTTGTGCGCGGGAAACAATTGGAGATAGACGTTGTTCTCTTCGGCCACGTACTTGACGTCGCGAAGGATGGAGGCGTTGAAGGTAATCGCCTCGAACGGACCAAATTGCTTGCGACTACCGTCGCTCTCCGGCTCCCCGCCCGCCTTCAGGAGGCAGACCGGAGCGACGAGCGCCAGAAGCAAGATTGATACGAAGAGTCGTTTCATGGTGCTTTCATCCAACACGAAGAGTCGCCAGAAGTCAAAAGCCTAGGGTTCTGAACGTCCTGTAAGGGTTGGCCGGATGCCTATCCGTATTCGATACTAGCGTCCCCTTGCGTGACAGCGCCTATTTTTTGCGGATCCACGCCTTGCCAAACTTTGTGGGTGACAGTGAATGAGGAATCCTTTTGTTGCCTCCTCAGCGAATCTACCGAATCGATAGGACTGACCATTCGTTCAAGGCAGAATCGCAGACTTCAAATGATCAGCAAAATAGGCAGGCAAAGCATCCGCTTGGTGAGCGAGCTGGGGGAACTGGCAGGATTTTCCGCGAACGCGACTGTGTCCTTGCCGGGCCAGCGTCACGTGCTCGAGAAGCTGACCCGCTCCCTCTTCGAGATCGGCGTGCGCTGCGTGCCCATCACTTTGATCGTAGGCCTCTTCACGGGCCTCGTGCTCGGATTGCAGCTGTATTACGTCCTTACGAAGTTCAGCTCGGAGAGCTTGCTGGGGCAAGCGGTCGCCCTTTCCATCATTTTGGAAATCGGGCCTGTCTTCACCGCGATCATGATCGTGGGACAAGCAGGCAGCGCCCTTTCGGCGGAAATTGGCATCCAGCGAAACGCCGAACAGATCGACGCCCTGAAGACGATGCAGATCAACCCGATCGGCTTTCTCGTGGCACCACGCCTATGGGCGGCAGTAGTTGCTTTTCCCATACTCACCACGTTTTTCGACTTGGTGGGGATCTACGGCGGCTACCTCACTGGAGTGGAATTGCTGGGCGTAGATCCAGGCGCCTACTGGAATCGCATCTACGACGCCGTTAGCCTGCAGAACATTTTCAATGGCCTGACCAAAGCGCTGGTGTTTGGGGTGGTCACGACTTTGATCTGCTCCTTCCAAGGCTACTACACGCACTTGAAGTCAGACATTCCAGGAGCCCGCGGCGTCTCTCAAACCACCACGAGAGCTGTGGTCTACTCCAGCATCGCCATCCTGATGTTCGACTACTTGATCACCTCCTTCCAAATGGGCAAATGAGCGAGGCGGCTACTTTAAAACTTCGCGGATTGCGCAAATCCTTCGGCGAACAGGTTGTCCTAGGCGGTATCGACTTGGACATTCCCCTGGGCAGCCACACCACCGTGATCGGCAAGAGCGGTACCGGCAAGTCCGTGCTCCTCAAGTGCATCTCCGGCCTGATGGAAGCCGACGCCGGCACGGTTACAGCCAACGGTTCCGAAGGGGCTCCTCCTTGCAGCTACATGTTTCAGCAGAACGCCCTCTTCGATTCTATGACGGTGGAGGAAAACATCGCTCTCCCGCTGCGAGAAAAGGGCAAGGCCAAGAAGGCGGAGATCGAGAAGCGGGTCTCCAGCCTGCTCGAGCAACTTGAGTTGAGCGCCGCTCGCAAGAAATACCCAGCCGAACTGTCGGGGGGGATGCAAAAGCGAGTCGCCTTGGCCCGGGCTCTGGTAACCAATCCAGAAATCATCCTTTTCGACGAGCCGACAACGGGACTCGACCCGCAGCGCAAGTATCGCGTCTTCGACATGATCCGCAGCTACCGCAAGCGCTTCGGCTTCACTGTGATCATGGTGAGCCATGACGTGCCCGAAGTCTTCGAGATTTCCGACCGCATCGCTTGGCTGGACGGAGGCGAAATCAAGTATTGGGGAACTCCGGACGCTCTGCTCTCCGATTCTCCCGAAGACCTAAAACTCTTCCTCACTCCGCAGCTTTCGACCGAATAGGTACCCTTCCTTCTATCCAAAATGAACAGCAAGAAAATCGACTTCTCCGTTGGCCTCTTCGTCCTCGTAGGCTTGGCCGCAATTGTCTACATGGCCGTGCAAATTGGAGGTGGCCGCTTCTTGGGCAACGACAGCCAAAAGGTTACCGCCGTCTTCACCAACATCGGCGGGCTCAGCTCCGGGAGCAACATCACCATCGCTGGAGTGAAAATCGGTACAGTCGGCCCCATCACCTTGAACCCGGAAACGCTGAAAGCGGAAGTCGCGCTATTGATCGACGAGGACATTGAGCTCTGGGACGACGCCACTGCTGCCATCAAGACCAACGGTTTGATCGGGGACAAGTACATCTCCGTTTACCCCGGAACAAAGATCGAAGGAATCAGCAGCCCATTGAGCGGCCCAATCGTCGACACGGAACCGGCAATCGATATCGAAAGCTTGATCAGCAAGTTCGCATCCGGATCCGTCATCGAATAACAGTACTCTCACCTAAATCATAACCGAGCCCAAAGCGTATAAGCTACCAAGCCACATGCACTCCATGAGTCCACGCATATTTTTGAACGTATTTGCCCTTTTCTGCTTCGGAATAGCTTCCCTCGCCCAGGCAAACGTTGAAACGGATCCGCAAAAGCAATTGGAGAAAACCATTTCCTCGGTCATCGACATTTTGCACGACACCGAAGCCCGAGGCGTAGAGGAAACGCGGAAGCAAATCC
The window above is part of the Pelagicoccus enzymogenes genome. Proteins encoded here:
- the hisA gene encoding phosphoribosylformimino-5-aminoimidazole carboxamide ribotide isomerase, with translation MRFRPCIDLRNGKVVQIVGGTLSDSSEASVQTNFESTMAPADFARMYQRDELTGGHVIALGPGNKEAALSALAAYPGGMQYGGGVTAENACEFLEAGASQVIVTSYVFRDGKVDFERLEKLVSETGRERLVLDLSCRARDGKYWVVTDRWQHFTDTCVNAETIEALGKHCSEFLVHGVDVEGRMSGIEEDLVRMLGANCQLPMTYAGGARSLEDLDKVESLGGGKVDLTIGSALDIFGGQVAYEDVLAWHRRRNS
- a CDS encoding MlaE family ABC transporter permease yields the protein MISKIGRQSIRLVSELGELAGFSANATVSLPGQRHVLEKLTRSLFEIGVRCVPITLIVGLFTGLVLGLQLYYVLTKFSSESLLGQAVALSIILEIGPVFTAIMIVGQAGSALSAEIGIQRNAEQIDALKTMQINPIGFLVAPRLWAAVVAFPILTTFFDLVGIYGGYLTGVELLGVDPGAYWNRIYDAVSLQNIFNGLTKALVFGVVTTLICSFQGYYTHLKSDIPGARGVSQTTTRAVVYSSIAILMFDYLITSFQMGK
- a CDS encoding ABC transporter ATP-binding protein; the encoded protein is MRKSFGEQVVLGGIDLDIPLGSHTTVIGKSGTGKSVLLKCISGLMEADAGTVTANGSEGAPPCSYMFQQNALFDSMTVEENIALPLREKGKAKKAEIEKRVSSLLEQLELSAARKKYPAELSGGMQKRVALARALVTNPEIILFDEPTTGLDPQRKYRVFDMIRSYRKRFGFTVIMVSHDVPEVFEISDRIAWLDGGEIKYWGTPDALLSDSPEDLKLFLTPQLSTE
- a CDS encoding lysophospholipid acyltransferase family protein; the encoded protein is MATDETLSKVPRKTRLIAFLTLAAIKVFSFTYRLRVVGHPQHLLGLVGRGDSVVVACWHNRMFYFATYIYRYLLRNRFKLAMMSSDSKDGEIGATIGKYAGAKVVRGSSSRRGASGLRGLYRAIVKDKHSIIILPDGSKGPVYEAKVGVAALAKMTGKPILPVSCWASDYWRIRSWDRMIFPKPFSRIMITVGDLIEVPRRADDEQLEVYRQRVQVELDALGRAAEEPFKKVCKRI
- the mlaD gene encoding outer membrane lipid asymmetry maintenance protein MlaD, which gives rise to MNSKKIDFSVGLFVLVGLAAIVYMAVQIGGGRFLGNDSQKVTAVFTNIGGLSSGSNITIAGVKIGTVGPITLNPETLKAEVALLIDEDIELWDDATAAIKTNGLIGDKYISVYPGTKIEGISSPLSGPIVDTEPAIDIESLISKFASGSVIE
- a CDS encoding glucosaminidase domain-containing protein — encoded protein: MSPIRKPNMSFLQGVDLAKKSDYQTWMFAAAGLSLLFIAVYSVFSVVETIIEEERYEEVHLPNFAAITSTKERKQAFFDFLEPFVVEANGDILEERAEVLKLQAYFERNQRLSGSRLESFNQLRESYKLDPVDSASAQSFRELLNRVDTIPVSLALAQAAIESGWGTSRFARQGNNLFGMWCYEPGCGLVPKRRSPGKTHEVTVYRSPRESFLAYLRNLNTGPAYGALRDIRASHRENGVEPSGRDLAPGLVRYSQERWTYVDKVRGMIAANRLDSR